The bacterium genomic sequence TGCTGGCCAAGTGATCGTGTGGACCGGCACCCGTCCGCGCGCGTCGCGCTCCGTGCGGGACACGCGCGCTGACGGGTGCCGGCCGCGCTCTCACCCGGCCAGGGCGGCCAGGGCGTCGTCCAGATCGACCGGCTGATCCAGGACGACCCGGCCGAGTCGCGCGGGCAGCACCCAGCGCACCGATCCCTCGCGCATCTTCTTGTCCCGTATCACCAGCCTGGCCACGTCCGCACGGGGCGGCGGCGCGGCCGTCACCGGCAATCCGCACGCGGACAGCAGGGCCACGATCCGCGCGGCGCATCTCGCCGTGCAGCGTCCGCGCGCGGCGGCTAGGCGCACGGCGACGGCCATGCCCAGGGCCACGGCTTC encodes the following:
- a CDS encoding 3-dehydroquinate synthase; this encodes EAVALGMAVAVRLAAARGRCTARCAARIVALLSACGLPVTAAPPPRADVARLVIRDKKMREGSVRWVLPARLGRVVLDQPVDLDDALAALAG